One stretch of Burkholderia oklahomensis C6786 DNA includes these proteins:
- a CDS encoding response regulator — protein sequence MPLPIVIADDSLLARKLLTKALPVGWDVEVNYASNGREALTLYRDGKASVMFLDLTMPDMSGYEVLETLRGEDLNTFVIVVSADIQPMAQARVRELGAAAFVAKPVTSEALLPILKEYGLYV from the coding sequence ATGCCTCTGCCGATTGTGATCGCCGACGATTCCTTGCTTGCTCGCAAGCTGCTGACGAAGGCGCTGCCGGTGGGCTGGGACGTCGAAGTGAACTATGCGTCGAACGGTCGCGAGGCGCTGACGCTGTATCGCGACGGCAAGGCATCGGTGATGTTTCTCGATCTGACGATGCCGGACATGAGCGGCTACGAAGTGCTCGAGACATTGCGCGGCGAGGATCTGAACACGTTCGTGATCGTCGTGTCCGCCGATATCCAACCGATGGCGCAGGCACGCGTGCGCGAGCTGGGCGCGGCGGCTTTCGTCGCCAAGCCCGTCACCTCGGAAGCATTGCTGCCCATTCTCAAGGAGTATGGGTTGTATGTCTGA
- the shc gene encoding squalene--hopene cyclase: MNDMTEMHTLDAAAAPAADAPAVTAGLDAAVARATDALLAAQNADGHWVYELEADSTIPAEYVLLVHYLGEEPNAELEQKIARYLRRIQQPDGGWPLFTDGAPNVSASVKAYFALKVIGDDENAEHMQRARRAIHAMGGAETSNVFTRIQLALYGVVPWYAVPMMPVEVMLLPQWFPFHLSKVSYWARTVIVPLLVLNAKRPVAKNPRGVRIDELFKSAPVNTGLLPKQPHQSTGWFAFFRAVDGVLRLVDGLFPRYTRERAIRQAVAFVDERLNGEDGLGAIYPAMANAVMMYAALGYPEDHPNRAIARQSIEKLLVVGEEEAYCQPCLSPVWDTSLAAHALLETGDERARDAAVRGLDWLIPRQILDVRGDWISRRPHVRPGGWAFQYANPHYPDVDDTAVVVMAMDRVAKLDQSDAYREQIARAREWVVGMQSSDGGWGAFEPENTQYYLNNIPFSDHGALLDPPTADVSGRCLSMLAQLGETNASSEPARRAFDYMLKEQEPDGSWYGRWGMNYIYGTWTALCALNAAGLGHDDPRVKRAAQWLLSIQNQDGGWGEDGESYKLDYRGYERAPSSSSQTAWALLGLMAAGEVDNPVVARGIDYLLGAQCEHGLWDETRFTATGFPRVFYLRYHGYRKFFPLWALARYRNLKRANTTRVTVGM, encoded by the coding sequence ATGAACGACATGACCGAAATGCACACGCTCGACGCAGCCGCCGCGCCGGCCGCCGATGCGCCCGCCGTGACCGCCGGCCTCGACGCCGCCGTCGCGCGCGCGACCGACGCGCTCCTCGCCGCGCAGAACGCGGACGGCCACTGGGTCTACGAACTCGAGGCCGATTCGACGATCCCGGCCGAATACGTGCTGCTCGTCCACTATCTCGGCGAGGAGCCGAACGCCGAGCTCGAGCAGAAGATCGCGCGCTATCTGCGCCGCATCCAGCAGCCGGACGGCGGCTGGCCGCTCTTCACCGACGGCGCGCCGAACGTCAGCGCGAGCGTGAAGGCGTACTTCGCGCTGAAGGTGATCGGCGACGACGAGAACGCCGAGCACATGCAGCGCGCGCGTCGCGCGATCCACGCGATGGGCGGCGCGGAGACGTCGAACGTGTTCACGCGGATTCAGCTCGCGCTGTACGGCGTCGTGCCGTGGTACGCGGTGCCGATGATGCCGGTCGAAGTGATGCTGCTGCCGCAATGGTTCCCGTTCCATCTGTCGAAGGTGTCGTATTGGGCGCGCACCGTGATCGTGCCGCTCCTCGTGCTGAACGCGAAGCGGCCGGTCGCGAAGAATCCGCGCGGCGTGCGCATCGACGAGCTGTTCAAGAGCGCGCCCGTCAACACGGGCCTGCTGCCGAAGCAGCCGCACCAGAGCACCGGCTGGTTCGCGTTCTTCCGCGCGGTCGACGGCGTGCTGCGCCTCGTCGACGGCCTGTTCCCCCGCTACACGCGCGAGCGTGCGATCCGGCAGGCGGTCGCGTTCGTCGACGAGCGCCTGAACGGCGAGGACGGCCTCGGCGCGATCTACCCGGCGATGGCGAACGCGGTGATGATGTATGCGGCGCTTGGCTATCCTGAAGATCATCCGAACCGCGCGATCGCGCGCCAGTCGATCGAGAAGCTGCTCGTCGTCGGCGAAGAAGAGGCGTATTGCCAGCCGTGCCTGTCGCCTGTCTGGGACACGTCGCTCGCCGCGCACGCGCTGCTCGAGACGGGCGACGAGCGCGCGCGCGACGCGGCCGTGCGCGGCCTCGACTGGCTGATTCCGCGGCAGATCCTCGACGTGCGCGGCGACTGGATCTCGCGCCGTCCGCACGTGCGTCCGGGCGGCTGGGCGTTCCAGTACGCGAACCCGCACTATCCGGACGTCGACGACACGGCGGTCGTCGTGATGGCGATGGACCGCGTCGCGAAGCTCGATCAGTCGGATGCGTATCGCGAGCAGATCGCGCGCGCGCGCGAGTGGGTCGTCGGCATGCAGAGCAGCGACGGCGGCTGGGGGGCGTTCGAGCCGGAGAACACGCAGTACTACCTGAACAACATTCCGTTCTCGGATCACGGCGCGCTGCTCGATCCGCCGACGGCCGACGTGTCGGGCCGCTGCCTTTCGATGCTCGCGCAGCTCGGCGAGACGAACGCGTCGAGCGAGCCCGCACGGCGTGCATTCGACTACATGCTGAAAGAGCAGGAGCCGGACGGCAGCTGGTACGGCCGCTGGGGGATGAACTACATCTACGGCACGTGGACCGCGCTGTGCGCGCTGAACGCGGCCGGCCTCGGCCACGACGATCCGCGCGTGAAGCGGGCCGCGCAATGGCTCTTGTCGATTCAGAATCAGGACGGCGGCTGGGGCGAGGACGGCGAAAGCTACAAGCTCGATTACCGCGGCTACGAGCGTGCGCCGAGCTCGTCGTCACAGACGGCATGGGCGCTGCTCGGCCTGATGGCGGCGGGCGAAGTCGACAATCCGGTCGTCGCGCGCGGGATCGACTATCTGCTCGGCGCGCAGTGCGAGCACGGCCTGTGGGACGAGACGCGCTT
- a CDS encoding alpha/beta fold hydrolase yields MPTEPRDTIADRRDPAGTSPLPFVLVHGAWHGAWAYERVIPALAVHGHAAVARDLPAHGINARFPASFFKRPLDAAAFASEPSPVAGTTLDDYVDHVLHTIDQVRALGHERVVLVGHSMGGIAITMAAERAPEKIAKLVYLAAFMPTAGATGLDYVRAPENQGEMLAPLMMASPKATGALRMDPRSEDPAYRAAAKRALCDDANDADHTAVGHLLSCDVPAAPFATRIDTTAARWGAIERHYIKCLRDRVLLPALQQRFIDEADALAPGNRTHVHTLDSSHSPFIAQPDAVADTLAAIARG; encoded by the coding sequence TTGCCGACCGAACCGCGCGACACCATCGCCGACCGCCGCGACCCCGCGGGAACGTCCCCGCTGCCTTTCGTGCTGGTGCACGGCGCCTGGCACGGCGCGTGGGCCTACGAGCGGGTGATCCCCGCGCTCGCCGTGCACGGCCACGCGGCCGTCGCGCGCGACCTGCCCGCGCACGGCATCAACGCCCGCTTCCCCGCGTCGTTTTTCAAGCGCCCGCTCGACGCCGCCGCGTTCGCGAGCGAGCCGTCGCCCGTCGCGGGCACGACGCTCGACGATTACGTCGACCACGTGCTGCACACCATCGACCAGGTTCGCGCGCTCGGTCATGAGCGAGTCGTGCTCGTCGGCCACAGCATGGGCGGCATCGCGATCACAATGGCCGCGGAGCGCGCACCGGAGAAGATCGCGAAGCTCGTCTATCTGGCCGCGTTCATGCCGACCGCCGGCGCGACCGGGCTCGACTACGTGCGCGCGCCGGAGAACCAGGGCGAAATGCTGGCGCCGCTGATGATGGCGAGCCCGAAGGCGACGGGCGCGCTGCGGATGGATCCGCGCAGCGAAGATCCGGCGTACCGCGCAGCCGCGAAGCGCGCGCTCTGCGACGACGCGAACGACGCCGACCACACGGCGGTCGGCCATCTGCTCAGTTGCGACGTGCCGGCGGCGCCGTTCGCGACGCGCATCGACACGACGGCCGCGCGCTGGGGCGCGATCGAGCGTCATTACATCAAGTGCCTGCGCGATCGGGTGCTGCTGCCTGCGCTGCAGCAGCGCTTCATCGACGAGGCCGACGCGCTCGCCCCCGGCAACCGCACGCACGTGCACACGCTCGACAGCAGCCACTCGCCGTTCATCGCGCAGCCGGACGCAGTCGCCGATACGCTGGCCGCGATCGCGCGCGGCTGA
- a CDS encoding chemotaxis protein CheC, which translates to MSEMVLTAEQRDALQEIANLAMGRAAARLALLLGTFIELSVPRVRVVRAADVGRVLRDMTGIHDNVTAVRQGFRSDIKGEALMLCRSAGVGQLVSLVDDAYADDGFGTVTQAELVFDMANVLMGACVSSILDELGRTPVFSPPGLLGEDIALDDAFQPDVLAWSETLLLEVNFGVADDGARTHFVMLLAEDSIRHMSDALDTLLSSL; encoded by the coding sequence ATGTCTGAGATGGTGTTGACGGCGGAGCAACGCGACGCCCTGCAGGAGATCGCCAACCTCGCGATGGGACGCGCGGCGGCGCGTCTCGCGCTTCTCCTCGGCACCTTCATCGAGCTGTCGGTGCCGCGCGTGCGCGTCGTGCGCGCGGCCGACGTCGGCCGCGTGCTGCGCGACATGACGGGCATTCACGACAACGTGACCGCCGTGCGCCAGGGCTTTCGCTCCGACATCAAGGGCGAGGCGCTGATGCTGTGCCGCAGCGCGGGCGTCGGCCAGCTCGTGTCGCTCGTCGACGACGCGTACGCGGACGACGGATTCGGAACCGTCACGCAGGCCGAGCTCGTGTTCGACATGGCGAACGTGCTGATGGGCGCGTGCGTGTCGTCGATTCTCGACGAGCTCGGGCGCACACCGGTGTTTTCGCCGCCGGGGCTGCTCGGCGAAGACATCGCGCTCGACGACGCATTTCAGCCCGACGTGCTCGCATGGAGCGAGACGCTCCTTCTCGAAGTGAACTTCGGCGTCGCGGACGACGGCGCCCGCACGCATTTCGTGATGCTGCTCGCGGAAGACTCGATTCGTCATATGAGCGACGCCCTCGATACGTTGCTGTCCAGCTTATGA
- a CDS encoding sensor domain-containing diguanylate cyclase, whose translation MNLLSSLSDLVIERVSFGIFVLDREMKVLMWNRFMQDHSGVAAADVIGRNLFDSFPELPRAWLSRKIESVFQLGSFAFSSWEQRPYLFRFDHDRPITGGVDFMQQDCTFVPIARGREVEAVCVTISDVTHVSVMQREREEAVAKLQEYANRDGLTGIANRRFFEARLRDEFERWQRYGGNLSVLLFDLDHFKAINDRFGHVVGDNVLRVMARRVADVVRLQDTFGRFGGEEFALLLPCTSLDEAMHVAEKIRQTIGNTPIEAEGVRVPVTASVGGAAAHAGALTHETLVNEADAALYRAKRQGRNCSVAFG comes from the coding sequence ATGAACCTTCTTTCTTCGCTGAGCGATCTCGTCATCGAACGGGTCAGCTTCGGTATTTTCGTGCTCGACCGCGAGATGAAGGTACTCATGTGGAACCGGTTCATGCAGGATCACAGCGGCGTCGCCGCCGCCGACGTGATCGGCCGCAATCTGTTCGACAGTTTTCCGGAGCTGCCGCGCGCGTGGCTGTCGCGCAAGATCGAGAGCGTGTTCCAGCTCGGCAGCTTCGCGTTCAGCTCGTGGGAGCAGCGGCCGTATCTGTTTCGCTTCGATCACGACCGGCCGATCACGGGCGGCGTCGACTTCATGCAGCAGGATTGCACGTTCGTGCCGATCGCGCGCGGACGCGAAGTCGAGGCCGTCTGCGTGACGATCTCCGACGTCACGCACGTGAGCGTGATGCAGCGCGAGCGCGAAGAAGCCGTCGCGAAGCTGCAGGAATACGCGAACCGCGACGGGCTGACGGGCATCGCGAACCGGCGCTTTTTCGAGGCGCGGCTGCGCGACGAATTCGAGCGTTGGCAGCGCTACGGCGGCAATCTGTCGGTGCTGTTGTTCGATCTCGACCACTTCAAGGCGATCAACGACCGCTTTGGCCACGTCGTCGGGGACAACGTGTTGCGTGTAATGGCGCGCCGCGTCGCGGACGTCGTGCGATTGCAGGATACGTTCGGCCGCTTCGGCGGCGAGGAATTCGCGTTGCTGCTGCCGTGCACGTCGCTCGACGAGGCGATGCACGTCGCCGAGAAGATCCGGCAGACGATCGGCAACACGCCGATCGAAGCGGAAGGCGTGCGGGTGCCGGTGACGGCGAGCGTCGGCGGCGCGGCCGCGCACGCCGGCGCGCTCACGCACGAGACGCTCGTCAACGAAGCCGACGCCGCGCTTTATCGTGCGAAGCGGCAGGGGCGGAATTGTTCGGTTGCGTTTGGGTGA
- a CDS encoding hybrid sensor histidine kinase/response regulator: protein MTPDRPDASRSTPPDNDWEDDASFAAGAPEHDFAVRRVTLIVMLVAAIVLPCVYVAVMAYNDMRTREATARDVTMRTVRVAEEHALKVFDLSETLDARIVDLVQDLDDAAVRNAEADIHDALNTIGGGYPQVASVSIFGASGMLLANSLYYPAPYASIANRDDFVGIRDGKVIEHISRVMPGPLKAANPGPVFNTGVARRHSDGTFAGMVSIALKSSYFNAFYRDLLGGANAPMSMALTRSDGAVLASYPPAPHGASDDAAAQADSATPLGGAQGEQRAGVVRVKRDGDSEIVAYRQVGSYPVFVSCAYRTSAIRRAWYEHLSVLFISMFAPSAALWGVIWLSLKRLRAEEEAWERWQAEASMRRSIESAYRQSRKMEALGNLVGSVAHDFNNLLMIISSNVQIVRRRGVQHLDTELAAIERALKNGQSLTRQLLGVARKQPLRSETIDVAQWLASCRELLKTSLGSKSTLAVDTQLDLWPVRVDVAELELALINLAVNARDAMPQGGRFRIGAHNITFRREDGFPLTGDFVQISVEDTGLGMPPDVLARAFEPLFTTKAKGMGTGLGLPQVFAFCERSGGLATIDSEVGAGTSVRLYLPRTTDVAPPVVAPDATDRPAAASTPAGLRILLVEDNSEVAAGTEALLELLGHRVAYAPNADDALRMLTEAGAEPAAPGAFDLVISDIHMPGTMNGIDLAEAIERGDAKLPVILVTGYAEEFDRTRRVHARLLSKPFDIALLDGMLLKIQHERDARLAGHAGHAD, encoded by the coding sequence ATGACGCCCGATCGGCCCGACGCCTCACGCTCGACACCGCCCGACAACGATTGGGAAGACGACGCATCGTTCGCGGCCGGCGCGCCGGAACATGACTTCGCGGTGCGGCGCGTGACGCTCATCGTGATGCTCGTCGCCGCGATCGTGCTGCCGTGCGTGTACGTCGCGGTGATGGCTTACAACGACATGCGCACGCGCGAAGCCACCGCGCGCGACGTGACGATGCGCACGGTGCGCGTCGCCGAAGAGCACGCGCTGAAGGTGTTCGATCTGTCGGAGACGCTGGATGCGCGCATCGTCGATCTCGTCCAGGATCTCGACGACGCCGCGGTCCGCAACGCCGAAGCCGACATCCACGACGCGCTCAACACGATCGGCGGCGGCTATCCGCAGGTCGCGTCGGTGTCGATCTTCGGCGCGAGCGGGATGCTGCTCGCGAACAGCCTCTATTACCCGGCGCCGTATGCGTCGATCGCGAATCGCGACGATTTCGTCGGCATCCGCGACGGCAAGGTGATCGAGCACATCTCGCGCGTGATGCCGGGCCCGCTCAAGGCGGCGAATCCGGGTCCCGTGTTCAACACGGGCGTCGCGCGGCGCCACAGCGATGGGACGTTTGCGGGGATGGTGTCGATCGCGCTGAAGTCGTCGTATTTCAACGCGTTCTATCGCGACCTGCTTGGCGGCGCGAATGCGCCGATGTCGATGGCGCTCACGCGCAGCGACGGCGCCGTGCTCGCGTCGTATCCGCCCGCGCCGCACGGCGCGTCGGACGACGCCGCCGCGCAAGCCGACAGCGCGACGCCGCTCGGCGGCGCACAGGGCGAGCAGCGCGCGGGCGTCGTGCGCGTGAAGCGCGACGGCGACAGCGAGATCGTCGCGTACCGGCAGGTCGGCAGCTATCCGGTGTTCGTGTCGTGCGCGTACCGCACGTCCGCGATCCGCCGCGCGTGGTACGAGCACCTGAGCGTTCTGTTCATCTCGATGTTCGCGCCGTCCGCCGCGCTGTGGGGCGTGATCTGGCTGTCGCTCAAGCGGCTGCGCGCCGAAGAGGAGGCGTGGGAGCGCTGGCAGGCGGAGGCGTCGATGCGGCGCTCGATCGAATCGGCATACCGGCAGTCGCGCAAGATGGAGGCGCTCGGCAATCTCGTCGGCAGCGTCGCGCACGACTTCAACAACCTGCTGATGATCATCTCGAGCAACGTGCAGATCGTGCGGCGGCGCGGCGTCCAGCATCTCGACACCGAGCTCGCGGCGATCGAGCGCGCGCTGAAGAACGGCCAGTCGCTGACGCGCCAGCTGCTCGGCGTCGCGCGCAAGCAGCCGCTGCGCAGCGAGACGATCGACGTCGCGCAGTGGCTCGCGTCATGCCGCGAATTGCTGAAGACATCGCTCGGCTCGAAGTCGACGCTCGCCGTCGATACGCAGCTCGACTTGTGGCCCGTGCGCGTCGACGTCGCGGAACTCGAGCTCGCATTGATCAATCTCGCCGTCAACGCCCGCGACGCGATGCCGCAAGGCGGCCGCTTCAGGATCGGCGCGCACAACATCACGTTCCGCCGCGAGGACGGATTTCCGCTGACGGGCGACTTCGTGCAGATCTCGGTCGAGGACACGGGCCTGGGCATGCCGCCCGACGTGCTCGCGCGCGCGTTCGAGCCGCTCTTCACGACGAAGGCGAAGGGGATGGGCACGGGGCTCGGGTTGCCGCAGGTGTTCGCGTTCTGCGAGCGCTCGGGCGGCCTCGCGACGATCGACAGCGAAGTCGGCGCCGGCACGTCGGTGCGGCTCTACCTGCCGCGCACGACGGACGTCGCGCCGCCCGTCGTCGCGCCGGACGCGACCGACAGGCCGGCCGCGGCGTCGACGCCCGCGGGGCTGCGGATCCTGCTCGTCGAGGACAACAGCGAAGTCGCGGCGGGCACCGAGGCGCTGCTCGAGCTGCTCGGCCACCGGGTCGCATACGCGCCGAACGCGGACGACGCGCTGCGCATGCTGACCGAAGCGGGCGCCGAGCCGGCGGCGCCCGGCGCGTTCGATCTCGTGATCTCGGACATCCACATGCCCGGCACGATGAACGGGATCGACCTGGCGGAAGCGATCGAGCGCGGCGATGCGAAGCTGCCGGTGATTCTCGTCACCGGCTACGCGGAGGAGTTCGACCGGACGCGCCGCGTGCACGCGCGCTTGCTGTCGAAGCCGTTCGACATCGCGCTGCTCGACGGCATGCTGCTGAAGATCCAGCACGAGCGCGATGCGCGGCTTGCGGGGCACGCGGGGCATGCGGATTGA
- the hpnD gene encoding presqualene diphosphate synthase HpnD, with protein MAVSNPVVDDNETDAAAVTSGSSFYLAMRILPAEQRDAMFQVYAFCRAVDDIADEGGPRAERAAQLDRWRADIDDCYAGKPRASLVPLVREIGKFGLHREDFHAMIDGMAMDAAEDICAPDEATLDLYCDRVASSAGRLSVRIFGMPDESGRVLSHHLGRALQLTNILRDIDDDAAINRCYLPRELLAREGIAITDPQTIARDPKLPRVCATLVERAQRHFAQADAVMDASPRTQVRAPRIMSGAYRLILEAAVARGFAPPRTPLRKPRARMLLLVARYALF; from the coding sequence TTGGCCGTTTCCAATCCCGTCGTGGACGATAACGAAACCGACGCCGCTGCCGTCACATCGGGCAGCTCTTTCTATCTCGCGATGCGCATCCTGCCCGCGGAGCAGCGCGACGCGATGTTCCAGGTCTACGCGTTCTGCCGCGCGGTCGACGACATCGCCGACGAAGGCGGCCCGCGCGCCGAGCGCGCGGCGCAGCTCGACCGCTGGCGCGCGGACATCGACGACTGCTACGCGGGCAAGCCGCGCGCGTCGCTCGTGCCGCTCGTGCGCGAGATCGGAAAGTTCGGACTGCATCGCGAAGACTTCCACGCGATGATCGACGGGATGGCGATGGACGCCGCCGAGGACATCTGCGCGCCCGACGAAGCGACGCTCGACCTGTACTGCGACCGCGTCGCGAGCTCCGCCGGCCGGCTATCGGTGAGGATTTTCGGGATGCCGGACGAGTCCGGCCGCGTGCTGTCGCACCACCTCGGCCGCGCGCTGCAATTGACGAACATCCTGCGCGACATCGACGACGACGCGGCGATCAACCGCTGCTACCTGCCGCGCGAGCTGCTCGCACGCGAAGGGATCGCGATCACCGATCCGCAGACGATTGCGCGCGATCCGAAGCTGCCGCGCGTCTGCGCGACGCTCGTCGAGCGCGCACAGCGGCATTTCGCGCAGGCCGATGCGGTGATGGACGCGTCGCCGCGCACGCAAGTTCGCGCGCCGCGCATCATGTCGGGCGCATATCGCCTGATTCTCGAAGCCGCGGTCGCACGCGGCTTCGCACCGCCGCGCACGCCGCTGCGCAAGCCGCGCGCGCGGATGCTGCTGCTCGTGGCGCGTTACGCGCTGTTCTGA